The following are from one region of the Cetobacterium somerae genome:
- the kamA gene encoding lysine 2,3-aminomutase → MMNLRERFNVTDEQWNDWRWQVRNRIETLEQLESLMTLTEQEKEGIKKSLETIRMGITPYYLSIMDPNDPKCPVRMQAVPSINELHKSAADQLDPLHEDGDSPVPGLTHRYPDRVLLLVTDMCSMYCRHCTRRRFAGQTDHALPMERIEKAIEYIRNTPQVRDVLLSGGDPLLLSDENLEHIISKLREIPHVEIVRIGSRTPVVMPQRITPELCNMLKKYHPIWLNTHFNHSKEITPEAIKACNMLADAGVPLGNQSVLLKGVNDCVHIMKDLVHNLVKMRVRPYYIYQCDLSMGIEHFRTPVSKGIEIIEGLRGHTSGYAVPTFVVDAPGGGGKTPVMPNYIISQSPDKVVLRNFEGVITTYTQPTNYENTCECDVCKGETKKKQVGVAGLMSGCEETLEPRQLDRKQRNAH, encoded by the coding sequence ATGATGAATTTGAGAGAAAGATTTAACGTAACAGATGAGCAGTGGAATGACTGGAGATGGCAAGTTAGAAATAGAATAGAGACTTTAGAGCAACTTGAAAGTTTAATGACATTAACAGAGCAAGAGAAAGAGGGGATTAAAAAGTCTTTAGAAACTATTAGAATGGGAATTACTCCATACTATTTAAGTATAATGGATCCTAATGATCCTAAGTGCCCAGTTAGAATGCAAGCAGTACCATCTATAAATGAGCTACATAAATCAGCGGCAGATCAATTGGATCCACTTCATGAAGATGGGGACTCACCTGTTCCAGGATTAACTCATAGATATCCAGATAGAGTATTACTTTTAGTAACTGATATGTGTTCGATGTATTGTAGACACTGCACAAGAAGAAGATTTGCAGGGCAAACAGACCATGCTTTACCAATGGAAAGAATTGAAAAAGCTATTGAATATATAAGAAATACACCTCAAGTAAGAGATGTACTACTTTCTGGAGGAGATCCATTACTTTTATCTGATGAGAACTTAGAGCATATCATTAGTAAATTAAGAGAGATTCCTCACGTTGAAATTGTAAGAATTGGATCAAGAACTCCAGTTGTTATGCCTCAAAGAATAACTCCAGAACTTTGTAACATGTTAAAAAAATACCACCCAATCTGGTTAAATACTCACTTTAATCACTCTAAAGAGATAACTCCAGAAGCAATTAAAGCTTGTAATATGCTAGCAGATGCAGGAGTTCCTTTAGGAAATCAATCAGTTTTATTAAAAGGAGTAAACGATTGTGTGCATATAATGAAAGATTTAGTTCACAACTTAGTTAAAATGAGAGTTAGACCATACTACATCTATCAATGTGACTTATCAATGGGAATTGAGCACTTTAGAACACCTGTATCTAAGGGTATTGAAATCATTGAAGGATTAAGAGGTCATACATCAGGATATGCAGTGCCTACATTTGTTGTAGATGCTCCAGGTGGAGGTGGAAAAACTCCAGTTATGCCAAACTACATAATCTCTCAATCTCCAGATAAAGTTGTTCTTAGAAACTTTGAGGGAGTAATCACAACATATACTCAACCTACAAACTATGAGAATACTTGTGAATGTGATGTTTGTAAAGGTGAAACAAAGAAAAAACAAGTTGGAGTTGCAGGACTTATGAGTGGATGTGAAGAGACTTTAGAGCCAAGACAACTTGATAGAAAACAAAGAAACGCTCATTAA
- the kamB gene encoding lysine 5,6-aminomutase reactivase subunit KamB, which yields MPFIKDIKNYKSIATIGLEKNVGKTETMNYILKRLKDEGVTTAVTSIGIDGETVDIVTDTSKPEITIYEGMIFVTSEKHYIKKRFQAEILDVSEKSTALGRLVTARALGEGKVLLSGPSNGTWVKDIIEEVLEKGVDSVLVDGALSRLSVGSPIITEGIVLSTGAAVSINSKEVIKKTKHVINLLKLDSLERERKEKIIDLEDGIYKIIWEKDIINKLPIKSILNFSQLEENIFQENCSLYITGVLTERFIESLTKQSFLKNIEIVVKDFTKVFVSGEILSRFIRKGGKLKVLLKTKLVAITVNPVAPTGQILDSKELIKAIEEFTEVPVVNLREEGYEL from the coding sequence ATGCCCTTTATAAAAGATATAAAAAATTATAAAAGCATAGCAACTATTGGATTAGAAAAAAATGTTGGTAAGACAGAAACTATGAATTATATCTTAAAAAGATTGAAGGATGAAGGGGTTACAACAGCCGTTACCTCAATAGGAATAGATGGAGAAACAGTTGACATAGTGACAGATACATCAAAACCTGAAATAACAATCTATGAAGGGATGATTTTTGTAACTAGTGAAAAACACTATATAAAAAAGAGATTTCAAGCTGAAATTTTAGATGTTAGTGAAAAATCCACTGCTCTAGGGCGTCTTGTAACAGCAAGAGCCCTAGGAGAGGGAAAAGTTTTACTATCTGGACCATCTAATGGAACTTGGGTAAAAGATATTATAGAGGAAGTTCTAGAAAAAGGTGTAGACAGTGTATTAGTAGATGGGGCCCTATCACGTTTAAGTGTGGGGTCTCCTATTATTACAGAGGGAATAGTTCTATCAACAGGAGCGGCAGTTTCTATTAATAGTAAAGAGGTTATAAAAAAAACAAAGCATGTTATAAATCTTTTAAAATTAGATAGTTTAGAGAGGGAAAGAAAAGAGAAAATAATAGATTTAGAGGATGGAATTTATAAAATTATATGGGAAAAAGATATTATAAATAAACTACCAATTAAATCAATACTAAATTTTTCACAGTTGGAAGAAAATATATTTCAAGAGAATTGTTCTCTTTATATAACAGGAGTTTTAACAGAAAGATTTATAGAGAGCTTAACAAAGCAGAGTTTTTTAAAAAACATAGAGATAGTTGTAAAAGATTTTACCAAAGTATTTGTATCTGGAGAGATACTAAGTAGATTTATAAGAAAAGGTGGGAAATTAAAGGTATTATTAAAAACAAAACTAGTAGCAATAACAGTTAATCCAGTGGCTCCAACAGGGCAGATATTAGATTCAAAGGAGCTCATAAAAGCTATAGAGGAGTTTACAGAGGTACCTGTTGTTAATCTAAGGGAGGAAGGTTATGAACTTTGA
- the kamC gene encoding lysine 5,6-aminomutase reactivase ATPase KamC, with protein MNFEKIGFDYIIDTLDIVSRLGKRTLKSVEFSKDILKLEKEFENLQSVITLLENNPKIYTTLKRKLSALKDIESIINRLSNGYILDDVELFEIKIFSMISQEIYEILSENYKFLAPQNLEKVIDILDPDKLRIASFHIYSSYSIELSEVRKAIKETKDETLYETEMQLEDDVRKVISRKLSNYNQVLKSSIKRLGYLDLILAKAHQAQKLNLVKPIFTNKTEIKGVFNPKVLKILEDKDKTYQKVDITLHNGVTVITGANMSGKTLTLKTLGLVQNMAQMGFYIPAIEGKIQLVDEICLSIGDTQSLEEGLSSFAAEMLEIDRIVKKIKKGVRPLVLIDELARTTNPQEGRALLKSVITILNNYFIESVITTHYDQVGEDVVKLRVKGIKKTEIEEDVNCKNIEDYIDYSLIEVDDDSVPEEALTIGKLLKIDEDIINNAYKYL; from the coding sequence ATGAACTTTGAAAAAATAGGATTTGATTATATAATTGACACCTTAGATATAGTTAGTAGATTGGGAAAAAGAACATTAAAAAGTGTTGAGTTTTCAAAAGATATTTTGAAATTGGAAAAAGAGTTTGAAAATTTACAAAGTGTAATAACTCTTTTAGAAAATAATCCCAAGATTTATACTACACTAAAGAGAAAATTATCAGCATTAAAAGATATTGAGAGTATTATAAATAGATTGTCTAATGGATATATATTAGATGATGTTGAACTTTTTGAAATTAAAATTTTTTCCATGATCTCCCAAGAGATATATGAAATTTTGAGTGAAAATTATAAATTTTTAGCTCCTCAAAATTTGGAAAAAGTAATTGATATATTGGATCCAGATAAACTTAGAATAGCAAGTTTTCATATATATAGTTCCTACTCCATAGAATTATCTGAAGTTAGAAAAGCAATAAAAGAAACTAAAGATGAGACATTATATGAAACTGAGATGCAGTTGGAAGATGATGTAAGAAAGGTTATTAGTAGGAAATTATCAAACTATAATCAAGTTTTAAAAAGTTCTATAAAAAGATTAGGATATTTAGATTTAATTTTAGCAAAAGCACACCAAGCTCAGAAATTAAATTTAGTGAAACCTATATTTACAAATAAAACTGAGATTAAAGGTGTTTTCAATCCAAAGGTTTTAAAAATATTAGAGGATAAAGACAAGACATACCAAAAGGTTGATATAACATTGCACAATGGCGTGACAGTTATAACTGGAGCAAATATGTCTGGAAAAACTCTTACATTGAAAACTTTAGGATTGGTACAAAATATGGCACAAATGGGATTTTATATTCCAGCAATAGAGGGAAAAATACAACTTGTTGATGAGATATGCTTATCAATTGGAGATACTCAATCTTTAGAAGAGGGACTATCATCTTTTGCAGCAGAGATGTTAGAGATAGATAGAATAGTTAAAAAGATAAAAAAAGGTGTAAGGCCTCTTGTCTTAATAGATGAATTAGCAAGAACGACTAATCCACAAGAAGGTAGAGCTCTTTTAAAAAGTGTAATAACGATTCTTAATAATTATTTTATAGAGTCTGTAATAACAACTCATTATGATCAAGTTGGAGAAGATGTTGTAAAGCTAAGAGTTAAAGGGATTAAAAAAACAGAAATAGAAGAGGATGTAAACTGTAAAAATATTGAAGATTATATAGATTACTCTCTAATTGAAGTAGATGATGATAGTGTTCCAGAAGAAGCATTGACAATAGGAAAACTATTAAAAATAGATGAAGATATTATAAATAACGCATATAAGTATTTATAA
- the kamD gene encoding lysine 5,6-aminomutase subunit alpha encodes MFKSKLGLDFNKVDKARGLAKDIAVDVQKFVDSYTTVAVERTICRLLEIDGVDCDEVPLPNIVVDHLKDKGVLSEGVMYFIGNAMLETGMSPQEIAEKVSSGELDLTKIKQHSKDEVQKAVEPVVNKVVERIKSNREQRDKYLTTIGEGPKPYLYVIVATGNIYEDVIQAQAAARQGADIIAVIRTTGQSLLDYVPYGATTEGFGGTFATQENFRIMRKALDEVGEEVGRYIRLCNYCSGLCMPEIAAMGALERLDVMLNDALYGILFRDINMQRTLVDQFFSRVINGFAGVIINTGEDNYLTTADAVENAHTVLASDLINEQLAFMAGLPEEQMGLGHAFEMDPELENGFLLELAQAQMTREIFPKAPLKYMPPTKFMTGNIFKGHIQDALFNQVAIMTGQGLQLLGMMTEAIHTPFMSDRYLSIENARYIFNNMRDFGSEIEFKADGIIQKRAQLVLDESVELLEKMVEDGLFNSLEKGTFADIKRSRTGGKGLAGVVEKGSSYMNLFIPKMLGGVK; translated from the coding sequence ATGTTTAAAAGTAAGTTAGGTTTAGATTTTAATAAGGTAGATAAAGCTAGAGGACTAGCTAAAGATATAGCAGTAGATGTGCAAAAATTTGTAGACTCATATACAACTGTTGCAGTTGAAAGAACAATTTGTAGATTGTTAGAGATAGATGGAGTAGATTGTGACGAGGTACCATTACCAAACATTGTGGTAGATCATTTAAAAGATAAGGGTGTTTTATCAGAAGGGGTAATGTATTTTATAGGAAACGCTATGCTAGAAACAGGAATGTCTCCTCAAGAGATAGCTGAAAAAGTAAGTTCTGGAGAGTTGGATCTAACTAAGATTAAACAACATAGTAAAGATGAGGTTCAAAAAGCAGTAGAACCTGTTGTAAACAAAGTTGTAGAAAGAATCAAATCAAATAGAGAGCAAAGAGATAAGTATTTAACAACTATTGGAGAGGGACCAAAACCTTATCTATATGTAATAGTTGCAACAGGAAACATATATGAGGACGTTATACAAGCTCAAGCTGCAGCAAGACAAGGAGCAGATATAATAGCTGTTATTAGAACTACAGGACAAAGTTTATTAGACTATGTTCCTTATGGAGCCACAACAGAAGGGTTTGGAGGAACTTTTGCGACTCAAGAAAACTTTAGAATTATGAGAAAAGCTTTAGACGAAGTTGGAGAAGAGGTAGGAAGATATATAAGACTTTGTAACTATTGTTCAGGTCTTTGTATGCCAGAGATTGCAGCTATGGGAGCTTTAGAAAGACTTGATGTAATGTTAAATGACGCATTATATGGAATTTTGTTTAGAGATATAAATATGCAAAGAACATTAGTTGACCAGTTCTTCTCAAGAGTAATAAATGGATTTGCAGGAGTTATAATAAATACAGGAGAGGACAACTACTTAACAACAGCTGATGCAGTGGAAAATGCTCATACAGTTTTAGCATCAGATTTAATAAATGAGCAATTAGCATTTATGGCAGGTCTTCCTGAAGAGCAGATGGGATTAGGACATGCATTTGAAATGGATCCAGAGTTAGAAAATGGATTCTTACTAGAATTAGCACAAGCACAAATGACTAGAGAGATCTTCCCTAAGGCACCATTAAAATATATGCCACCTACAAAGTTTATGACAGGAAATATATTTAAAGGGCACATTCAAGATGCACTATTTAATCAAGTTGCAATAATGACAGGACAAGGACTTCAACTGTTAGGAATGATGACAGAGGCTATTCATACACCATTTATGTCAGATAGATATTTATCAATAGAAAATGCAAGATATATATTTAACAATATGAGAGATTTTGGATCTGAAATTGAGTTTAAAGCAGATGGAATAATTCAAAAAAGAGCTCAGCTTGTTTTAGATGAATCAGTGGAGCTACTTGAGAAAATGGTTGAAGATGGACTATTTAATTCACTAGAAAAGGGAACTTTTGCAGATATAAAAAGAAGTAGAACAGGTGGAAAAGGATTAGCTGGAGTTGTAGAAAAGGGTTCTAGCTATATGAATCTGTTTATTCCAAAAATGTTAGGAGGGGTTAAGTAA
- the kamE gene encoding lysine 5,6-aminomutase subunit beta: MSGGLYSMEERTFDTTLDLKAVKPYGDTMNDGKTQLSFTLPVPAGAEGVEAAKQLMKKMGFENPQVSYFKELTDGFTFFNCYGNCTHTVDYESIYVPKVESTTWSMEETDKFVKENIGRKIVVLGASTGTDAHTVGIDAVMNMKGYAGHYGLERYEMIEALNMGSQVLNEDFIAKAIEIGADVLLVSQTVTQKDVHIKNLIELIEMLEAEGLRDKMLVICGGARITHELAKELGYDAGFGTGTYADDVASYAVQELAKRLNK, encoded by the coding sequence ATGAGTGGTGGATTATATTCAATGGAAGAAAGAACATTTGATACAACACTAGATTTAAAAGCAGTTAAACCATATGGAGATACAATGAACGATGGAAAAACTCAACTTTCATTTACTTTACCAGTTCCAGCAGGAGCAGAGGGAGTTGAAGCAGCTAAACAACTTATGAAGAAAATGGGATTTGAAAATCCACAAGTTTCATACTTTAAAGAGTTAACAGATGGATTTACATTTTTTAACTGTTATGGAAACTGTACTCATACAGTTGATTATGAGTCTATCTATGTTCCAAAAGTAGAATCAACAACTTGGTCAATGGAGGAAACTGATAAGTTTGTAAAAGAAAATATTGGAAGAAAAATAGTTGTATTAGGTGCAAGTACAGGAACAGATGCGCATACTGTTGGAATAGATGCTGTAATGAACATGAAAGGTTATGCAGGACACTATGGATTAGAAAGATATGAAATGATAGAGGCTTTAAATATGGGGAGTCAGGTTTTAAATGAGGACTTTATAGCTAAAGCTATTGAAATAGGTGCTGATGTGCTTTTAGTTTCTCAAACAGTTACTCAAAAGGATGTTCATATTAAAAACTTAATTGAGCTTATTGAAATGTTAGAGGCAGAGGGATTAAGAGATAAGATGTTGGTAATTTGTGGTGGAGCTAGAATCACTCATGAGTTAGCTAAAGAGTTGGGATATGATGCTGGATTTGGAACTGGAACATATGCAGATGATGTAGCTTCATACGCTGTTCAAGAGTTAGCAAAAAGACTGAATAAATAA
- a CDS encoding PhzF family phenazine biosynthesis protein, translated as MEFVVNVFTHNGKGGNKAGVVMLKEDISKEECQKKAKDLGFSETVFVKKISEKIFELKFYTPQCEIEFCGHASLGAFYILKKTGIIGEGEYIERLDFKDLKVRVEEREIFLEQDSIKIEKISEIEKILNSIGVKKEELHENLEIVIGYSGLRDILIPVKNRKVLNNLKIVLEKIKYISKDYNAVGYHVYTIENNRVYCRNFAPLYGIDEEAATGSSNGALFGYLNTIERYKSDYLEFFQGENYGACSKITGRVIDGKIYVGSEF; from the coding sequence ATGGAGTTTGTAGTTAATGTTTTTACACATAATGGAAAAGGTGGGAATAAAGCTGGAGTAGTAATGTTAAAAGAGGATATTTCAAAAGAGGAGTGTCAAAAAAAAGCTAAAGATTTGGGATTTTCAGAGACAGTTTTTGTAAAAAAAATATCTGAAAAAATATTTGAATTAAAATTTTATACTCCTCAGTGTGAAATAGAGTTTTGTGGTCATGCTTCTTTAGGAGCTTTTTATATTTTGAAAAAAACTGGCATTATTGGAGAGGGGGAGTATATAGAAAGGTTGGATTTTAAGGATTTAAAAGTTAGAGTAGAAGAAAGAGAGATATTTTTAGAACAAGATAGTATAAAAATAGAGAAGATATCAGAAATAGAGAAAATATTGAACTCCATAGGAGTAAAAAAAGAGGAGTTACATGAAAATTTAGAAATAGTTATTGGATATAGTGGATTAAGAGATATATTGATTCCAGTTAAAAATAGAAAGGTATTAAATAATTTAAAGATTGTTTTAGAAAAAATAAAGTATATATCAAAAGATTATAATGCAGTGGGATATCACGTATATACTATTGAAAACAATAGAGTTTATTGTAGAAATTTTGCACCACTTTATGGAATAGATGAGGAAGCAGCAACTGGAAGTTCAAATGGAGCACTTTTTGGATATTTAAATACAATTGAAAGATATAAAAGTGATTATTTGGAGTTTTTTCAAGGAGAAAACTATGGAGCTTGTTCTAAAATAACAGGTAGAGTTATTGATGGTAAGATATATGTAGGGAGCGAGTTTTAA
- a CDS encoding amino acid ABC transporter ATP-binding protein produces the protein MAIQVKNLNKSFGENNVFNNLTLEIKKGEIVSIIGPSGKGKSTFLRCLIGLEEFGSGEIICNRKRMGMVFQNFNLFPNKTVLENITEPLILVDKIEKATAIEKAKKLLERVGLSDKENTYPKYLSGGQKQRVAIARALAKDPEVLLFDEPTSALDPFMTAEVLKVIEELKDNKDMTMVIVSHEMDFVNKISTRIIEF, from the coding sequence ATGGCTATTCAAGTTAAAAATTTAAATAAATCTTTTGGAGAGAACAATGTTTTTAATAATTTAACTCTAGAAATAAAAAAAGGAGAGATTGTCTCAATTATTGGACCTTCTGGAAAAGGAAAATCAACATTTTTGAGATGTCTAATTGGCCTTGAAGAGTTTGGTTCTGGTGAAATTATATGCAATCGAAAAAGAATGGGTATGGTTTTTCAAAATTTTAACCTTTTTCCAAATAAAACAGTATTAGAAAATATTACTGAACCTCTTATATTAGTTGATAAAATTGAAAAAGCTACTGCCATTGAAAAAGCTAAAAAACTTCTAGAAAGAGTTGGATTATCTGATAAGGAAAATACTTATCCCAAATATCTTTCTGGTGGACAAAAACAAAGAGTCGCTATTGCTCGTGCTCTAGCAAAAGACCCTGAAGTTTTACTTTTTGATGAACCTACTTCAGCTTTAGACCCTTTTATGACTGCAGAAGTTTTAAAAGTTATTGAAGAGTTAAAAGATAATAAAGATATGACTATGGTTATTGTTAGTCATGAAATGGATTTTGTTAATAAAATCTCAACTAGAATAATTGAGTTTTAA
- a CDS encoding amino acid ABC transporter permease, with protein sequence MENNLFYILQGLTLTLKLYFFTLILSLPLGILLSLGRVSKNKILNVGIQIYTWIFRGTPLLLQLFFVYYGLPVFGVVLEPFHAALITFTINYAAYISEIFRGSILGVDSGQFEAAQVLGYSYWQTMFKIILPQSLITALPALSNEAIALIKDTSLVSAIGMAEILRNSKEIVTREFTITPFIICAGIYLGLSTVIILILKNIEKKVTI encoded by the coding sequence ATGGAAAACAATTTATTTTATATACTACAAGGATTAACTCTAACTTTAAAACTTTACTTCTTTACTTTGATTTTATCTTTACCTTTAGGAATTTTACTTTCTCTTGGAAGAGTTTCAAAAAATAAAATATTAAATGTTGGAATTCAAATATACACATGGATATTTAGAGGAACACCTCTTTTATTACAACTTTTCTTCGTTTATTATGGTTTACCTGTTTTTGGAGTTGTTTTAGAACCTTTTCATGCAGCACTTATAACTTTTACAATTAATTATGCTGCATATATATCTGAAATTTTTAGAGGAAGTATTTTAGGAGTTGATTCTGGGCAATTTGAAGCTGCTCAAGTTTTAGGTTATAGTTATTGGCAAACTATGTTTAAAATAATTCTTCCACAGAGCTTAATTACAGCTTTACCAGCTCTTTCAAATGAAGCTATTGCTCTTATTAAAGATACCTCTTTAGTTTCTGCTATTGGAATGGCTGAAATACTAAGAAATTCAAAAGAGATTGTTACAAGAGAGTTTACAATTACGCCATTTATTATATGTGCTGGAATCTACTTAGGATTATCAACTGTTATCATTTTAATTTTAAAAAATATCGAGAAGAAGGTGACTATATAA
- a CDS encoding amino acid ABC transporter substrate-binding protein: MKKIFKLLLLTFTIFSISFAKDNALKNLQEKGEMVIGLDDTFAPMGFRDEKGNIIGFDIDLANEVANRMGVKAIFKPCEWDGIIFDLRSKKIDLIWNGLTITPQREQQIAFSTPYFDDDQIVIVRNPNIKSFEDLKGKNIGVQLGSASYFAFENSPLSKTTGKVNKYSTNVEALLDLEAGRTDAVVIDAVVGKYYVAKKGDFVVLNEILDKQQMGIGMRKQDLSLKNKIDETLANMKADGSFNKIYQKWFGNN, encoded by the coding sequence ATGAAAAAAATATTTAAACTTTTATTATTGACTTTCACTATATTTTCAATATCTTTTGCTAAGGATAATGCTTTAAAAAATCTTCAAGAAAAAGGAGAGATGGTTATTGGTCTTGACGATACTTTTGCTCCTATGGGATTTAGAGATGAAAAAGGAAATATCATTGGCTTTGATATTGATTTAGCTAATGAAGTTGCTAATAGAATGGGAGTTAAAGCTATCTTTAAACCATGCGAATGGGATGGAATAATATTTGATTTAAGAAGTAAAAAGATTGATTTAATTTGGAATGGTCTTACTATAACTCCTCAAAGAGAGCAGCAAATAGCTTTTTCTACACCTTATTTTGATGATGATCAAATTGTTATTGTTAGAAATCCTAATATAAAATCTTTTGAAGATTTAAAAGGGAAAAATATTGGTGTCCAATTAGGTAGTGCTTCATACTTTGCCTTTGAAAATTCGCCTTTATCTAAAACAACTGGTAAAGTTAATAAATACTCTACAAATGTTGAAGCTCTTTTAGATTTAGAAGCAGGTAGAACTGATGCTGTTGTTATTGATGCTGTTGTCGGTAAATACTATGTTGCTAAAAAAGGTGACTTTGTTGTTTTAAATGAAATTTTAGATAAACAACAAATGGGAATTGGTATGAGAAAGCAAGATTTATCACTAAAAAATAAAATAGATGAAACTTTAGCTAATATGAAAGCTGACGGTTCATTTAATAAAATTTACCAAAAATGGTTTGGTAATAACTAA
- a CDS encoding glycine zipper 2TM domain-containing protein, which yields MLKRFIFLSVLVSALVGCANNGFYNTPMVRRDALGGAAVGAIAGQLIGRNTAGTLIGAGVGALAGAAIGNERQKNYYRNRYYY from the coding sequence ATGCTTAAGAGATTTATTTTTTTATCAGTTTTAGTCTCTGCTTTAGTTGGATGTGCAAATAATGGTTTTTATAACACTCCAATGGTTAGAAGAGATGCACTTGGTGGAGCTGCTGTTGGTGCAATAGCTGGTCAACTTATTGGTAGAAATACTGCTGGTACTTTGATTGGTGCTGGAGTAGGTGCTCTTGCTGGAGCTGCTATTGGAAATGAAAGACAAAAAAACTATTATAGAAACAGATACTATTATTAA
- a CDS encoding BglG family transcription antiterminator has protein sequence MNDTNIRILMLLLQDSFILEELSMYLDLEKSSISKSIKQINNFLEEKNYPKIKLNEDRYIIFLSKQQQEELFNKKILMTSDEIHDYLYVKFVHNRFINLEEERDKLALSRSTIFRIFTKVKDSLNKNGSKYIYVHGKGMELYYISPTDLHIFFKTLVKYFFKIDFSLNRVNLLDEVLKNYNITELTINLGKVFKENKISFSSFLIAFLSALNICVKVFENIDLKLDEDYRKYDNLRNSLNNHLKEFDLKYKEQVFYFLANNLSSAVPFEPEILSKAKKILPSIKEIFNLEYIEDNYKKMLLKKLCYSIFKYEGKILKVKKFDLKNIDLIFLNIFNDILKKENMEIYFSDKVKMIQILKRIILDKNKMNSSKILLLFNEVNIIDDTFLRNELKRYFINCEFTIEPSFFYKINREIYNNKFDLILSDEASLKNNTNIINILDLNDIIEKINNYILENHLKRRKASMN, from the coding sequence ATGAATGATACTAATATTAGAATATTAATGCTTTTATTACAAGATAGTTTTATATTGGAAGAACTCTCAATGTATTTAGATTTAGAGAAGAGTTCTATAAGTAAATCAATAAAGCAGATAAATAATTTTTTAGAAGAGAAAAACTACCCAAAAATAAAATTAAATGAGGATAGATATATTATTTTTTTATCAAAACAACAACAAGAGGAGTTATTTAATAAAAAAATATTAATGACTTCAGATGAAATACATGATTATTTGTATGTAAAATTTGTTCATAATAGATTTATAAATTTAGAAGAGGAGAGAGATAAACTTGCTTTATCAAGAAGTACTATTTTTAGAATTTTTACAAAAGTAAAAGATAGTTTAAATAAAAATGGATCAAAGTATATATATGTTCATGGGAAAGGAATGGAACTATATTATATTTCTCCTACAGATTTACATATTTTTTTTAAAACTTTAGTTAAATATTTTTTTAAAATTGACTTTTCTTTAAATAGAGTCAATCTTTTAGATGAAGTTTTAAAAAATTATAATATAACAGAATTGACTATTAATTTAGGAAAAGTTTTTAAAGAGAATAAAATTTCTTTTAGTAGTTTTTTAATTGCATTTTTATCTGCTTTAAATATCTGTGTTAAAGTATTTGAAAATATTGATTTAAAGTTAGATGAAGATTATCGTAAATATGATAATCTTAGAAATAGTTTAAATAATCATTTGAAAGAATTTGATTTAAAATATAAAGAACAAGTTTTTTATTTTTTAGCGAATAATTTAAGTAGTGCGGTACCATTCGAGCCAGAAATTTTATCCAAGGCCAAAAAAATTTTACCAAGTATAAAAGAAATATTTAATTTAGAATATATAGAAGATAATTATAAAAAAATGTTATTAAAAAAACTATGTTATTCTATTTTTAAATATGAAGGAAAAATATTAAAAGTTAAAAAATTTGATTTAAAAAATATTGATTTGATATTTTTAAATATTTTTAATGATATTTTAAAGAAAGAAAATATGGAAATATATTTTAGTGATAAAGTTAAGATGATTCAAATATTGAAAAGAATCATTTTAGATAAAAATAAAATGAACTCTAGTAAAATTTTATTATTATTTAATGAAGTAAATATAATAGATGATACTTTTTTAAGAAATGAATTGAAAAGATATTTTATTAATTGTGAGTTTACAATAGAACCATCATTTTTTTATAAAATAAATAGAGAAATTTATAATAATAAGTTTGACTTAATATTGAGTGATGAAGCGAGTTTAAAAAATAATACAAATATTATAAATATTTTAGATTTAAATGACATTATTGAAAAAATTAATAATTATATTTTAGAAAATCATTTAAAAAGGAGAAAAGCCTCTATGAATTAG